The following are encoded together in the Desulfobotulus mexicanus genome:
- a CDS encoding ABC transporter substrate-binding protein — MKKWNAVLAALLLFFPFTLAGSSSPLIIGIDADMSGGSAKAGQSIYRGTLLAVNEINARGGLLGRQLHLEVRDHRGNPARGLANMKEFAAMPDLLAVMGGLHTPVALAELPLVHEHGILFLIPWAAGTDIVDNAHDPSFVFRVSVRDADAGDYLIGKVQEAGYKKPGLLLEQTGWGRSNEQAMRRAMEEKKMQKAGVRWFHWGAQNMTPQILSLKDAGADVIMLVANAPEGLALVRSMAALPCEKRLPIVSHWGITGGDFANEAGDLLHDISLYVLQTFSFSAAPVPEKADHLFALYKKEYPTTTLPEDIPASPGLAHAYDLVHLLAKATKAAGTSEKRAVRDSLETLLSHEGVMGNYSPPFTPQRHDALNSDSFITACFNKKGNIVPCQITPAKRQSERCQ; from the coding sequence ATGAAAAAATGGAACGCAGTCCTTGCTGCCCTTCTTCTCTTTTTCCCTTTTACACTTGCAGGAAGCTCTTCCCCCCTGATTATTGGCATTGATGCAGACATGAGCGGTGGATCAGCAAAGGCGGGCCAGTCCATTTACAGGGGCACTTTGCTGGCGGTCAATGAAATCAATGCCAGAGGCGGACTTCTGGGAAGGCAGCTCCATCTGGAAGTAAGGGATCACCGGGGCAACCCCGCAAGGGGCCTTGCCAATATGAAAGAATTTGCTGCCATGCCGGATCTTCTTGCTGTGATGGGCGGGCTGCATACACCGGTGGCTCTGGCCGAACTTCCCCTGGTGCATGAACATGGCATTCTTTTTCTCATACCCTGGGCCGCAGGAACCGACATTGTTGACAACGCCCATGATCCCAGTTTTGTGTTCCGGGTTTCGGTCCGGGATGCGGATGCCGGGGACTATCTCATTGGCAAGGTGCAGGAGGCGGGATACAAAAAACCGGGGCTTCTGCTGGAGCAAACTGGATGGGGCCGATCCAATGAACAGGCCATGCGTAGAGCCATGGAAGAAAAAAAAATGCAGAAGGCCGGAGTCCGGTGGTTTCACTGGGGAGCCCAGAACATGACACCCCAGATCCTCTCCTTGAAGGATGCAGGCGCCGATGTCATCATGCTGGTTGCCAATGCGCCCGAAGGACTTGCCCTTGTAAGATCCATGGCTGCCCTGCCCTGTGAAAAAAGGCTGCCCATCGTTTCCCACTGGGGAATTACAGGGGGTGACTTTGCAAATGAGGCAGGAGACCTTCTCCATGACATCTCTTTGTATGTTTTACAGACCTTCTCCTTCAGCGCAGCTCCGGTGCCCGAAAAGGCAGACCACCTTTTTGCCCTTTATAAGAAGGAATATCCAACAACCACCCTGCCCGAAGATATTCCCGCATCCCCCGGCCTTGCCCATGCCTATGATCTGGTGCATCTCCTTGCAAAGGCAACAAAAGCCGCAGGCACTTCAGAAAAAAGGGCCGTTCGTGACAGCCTTGAAACTCTTTTATCCCATGAAGGGGTCATGGGCAATTACAGCCCTCCCTTTACCCCCCAGCGCCACGATGCCCTGAACTCGGACAGTTTCATCACCGCCTGCTTCAATAAAAAAGG